One window from the genome of Sardina pilchardus chromosome 12, fSarPil1.1, whole genome shotgun sequence encodes:
- the casp8ap2 gene encoding CASP8-associated protein 2 → MQSSLNSVNACHFNEIELFLGVVSGKTCRSSFSPKQSESMDLFEEIIVEEHLKKEASYNEMKTKFEESRSQLEELIQKLQQLETQNGSLQTENTLLKKNICALIKTARSEIGRKDAEINRLSERTGNSGLIFHRPSSNQLMSRATTGAGCKGFGGTAPACEPHKERRNFEGKVLENHTLFTPVQTSSTPLTTTELPRAKDASVVVCERIGEPVHNHSSSSDALEFGNKHEPVSQHLLGHGRSDPKITASSSDGRGQNNKELKKDSQKTPTTESDQNRSGHSSRPSKRQHNHSTSDMLTSGNSKDLKGTKSQRPKSPPPHQTTSSQMTKGSSKDYSEDVVLERSRGCRETEGHKSRHTIRSESSRISSRHRREKSPTKDYHKADERWKDCANRENRSTRPDKSREHERKREREKSRRNQESTSKSEKKTGDSSRVPERKLDGREGRACTSPDRPEYYQDFPYKKDQLKKSEGVRKQPTEKPVDTADKKTKDKPRSELHSTDRPVAKENEGVFLLSNKNTARDGDGTKQTTKKGHMEMKLNSSEHTSDDERKRKKDHNTCQAKDAISEEVVMDERASNENSPNRKLSFMETLNLTLSPVKKPNQPTECETPNSESVKDGVCSPSLDRTNPLNTGEEFYVIDEVEESFSEEIHVNEKIPVSLISSRDHECCSKTATGESPVPGVMEMAVKSSPENDSLETGNEKENMDCSRPIPAVDQQIVVTTVTNVSHLIPQKENTCLSNSMCLTTTNSAAITENDMVTSVSMIEDAVIESSLDTEKEHTDAAEPTVLNFTRNSAKNSEEKTSDARTTSSVCSSVLQDEPFTTLTVQMNRDKETTPVKSCVYMDSVSSTVNLETPPSCPSSSAVCLDVPEVSKMETESGKNLTSRSPFKKQLNGVPNVSSTTKKDLILQEKVVVSSDETHAQQAKNCEPDSTENTELSTEPSSSMVLPQDEDSMMLTLKTIKLIPEAISPLTSPVRLVKKAQPPPPEKQPHIKSLSKDFQNATLTPDTSSRVVGVNKENQKPDCSTTAKEESAAATVNNNKEEELEEGEIVSESESDEAPVTAKSPKTPKECKKSATMKTQQSPQTRSLTKGSLQKRSVDLQPNSGRKTTTTVVNKSPTCKRRFKTVPPPDPKTLPPSSTTVEEIMNMFKVIRSQLRRKYMKLHKSFPMRTFSSVMEMSNLSFTDLVSSLNLKNVCGEESDVKAKMKNIIINVMNKCSNNGIVNRIFEQNSDNLKSKLWSFVDGQLDFLFKEIQMTLESASKPLDSKQPSQTDQIDYPVKKAKVKKLQAKSPSRSGTAAKRQQEEVSVVKTKEAPVISTPCPLRQQAYKTGLGSRGKNLRMNSEETSEDAGASGSTKEIARPTCERMPTDKSVDRVNTYVRRLSHTGSILDKSEFEILTEQQASSLTFNLVSDSQMGDIFKSLLQGSDLLESSVSLGDNQNWLLGTPKKDLSSERTFLTGMISPSKFGTPSKLMAAWASISPCKLLSPPPKVQMPLNPAVLDESCLMEIPSSPVSSSTSQPAAVSSQRMYSILAEDLAVSLTIPSPLKTDSHLSFLHPVNEDLSTPDEVRNAHFSEDAVLDGEDATEHDIHLSLDTDPSSCESSAGHTWDNTDPKLFQFKPHVPMQAVVSERSNDHFIVKIRHTSTLSSLVSTPPAAQSISSDSAESSANLPTITIEDPIGHTEQVTNDGTSEELPSEKSIFECPPPEITMASDKGDRCSSPGTELDANVPEMSAVPTEVQQSEADASECASKEERTSGAQGSGNNGQMKRKRKKHHTEPKAKHAKSETIPDRHHKKKHKKKAKSNTERELKSSPKKKGKPPAQSPPLSPQSLSAKNVIKKRGEVVVTWTRDEDRDILVALKMKGPSRNTFSALSEKMNKSPSQIAERFAQLMKLFKKKEKMAC, encoded by the exons ATGCA ATCCTCACTAAATTCAGTTAATGCTTGTCATTTCAATGAAATTGAATTGTTTCTTGGTGTTGTTTCAGGAAAGACATGCAGATCATCATTTTCTCCAAAGCAGAGCGAATCCATGGACTTGTTTGAGGAAATTATTGTAGAGGAACATCTAAAGAAAGAGGCATCTTACAATGAG aTGAAGACTAAATTTGAAGAGTCACGAAGTCAACTCGAAGAATTGATCCAAAAGTTGCAGCAGCTTGAGACACAG AATGGGAGCTTGCAAACGGAGAATACACTTCTGAAGAAGAATATATGTGCACTCATCAAAACAGCCAGGAGTGAGATTGGTCGTAAAGATGCAGAGATAAATAGACTTAGTGAAAG GACTGGAAACTCAGGTCTGATATTCCATCGGCCTAGTTCCAACCAACTCATGAGTCGAGCCACTACTGGAGCAGGTTGTAAAGGATTTGGGGGTACTGCACCTGCCTGTGAACCACATAAAGAGAGGAGGAATTTTGAAGGGAAGGTTCTGGAAAATCACACTTTATTCACACCTGTGCAGACATCTTCAACACCACTCACCACAACAGAACTGCCAAGAGCAAAGGATGCCAGTGTTGTAGTCTGTGAGCGTATTGGTGAGCCAGTTCACAATCACAGCAGTTCCTCAGATGCCTTGGAATTTGGAAATAAGCACGAACCTGTGTCTCAACATTTGCTGGGTCATGGAAGATCTGATCCAAAGATCACTGCCTCATCATCAGATGGCAGAGGTCAAAACAACAAAGAATTAAAGAAGGACTCACAAAAGACACCAACCACTGAGTCAGACCAGAATCGCAGTGGACATTCTTCCAGGCCCAGTAAAAGACAACATAATCATTCAACTTCAGACATGTTGACCTCAGGTAATTCCAAAGATCTCAAAGGCACAAAATCTCAAAGACCCAAAAGTCCACCTCCACATCAGACTACATCTTCTCAAATGACCAAAGGATCATCTAAAGACTATTCAGAAGACGTTGTTTTGGAAAGAAGTAGAGGTTGCAGAGAAACGGAAGGTCATAAGTCTCGGCATACCATCCGCTCTGAAAGTTCCAGAATCTCATCTCGGCACAGAAGAGAAAAAAGTCCAACAAAGGACTATCACAAAGCAGATGAGAGATGGAAAGATTGTGCCAACAGAGAAAATAGAAGTACCAGACCAGACAAAAGCAGAGAGCATgaacgcaagagagagagggaaaagtcaCGGAGGAACCAAGAGTCGACTAGTAAGAGTGAGAAGAAGACCGGAGATAGTTCCAGAGTTCCAGAGAGAAAGCTTGATGGCAGAGAAGGTAGAGCATGCACGTCTCCTGACAGACCTGAATATTACCAAGACTTCCCTTACAAGAAAGACCAATTGAAAAAAAGTGAAGGTGTAAGGAAACAACCCACAGAAAAGCCAGTCGACACggcagacaaaaaaacaaaagacaaaccaAGGTCTGAATTGCACAGCACAGATAGGCCTGTTGCAAAAGAAAATGAAGGTGTTTTCCTCCTTTCCAACAAAAATACTGCCAGGGATGGTGATGGAACCAAGCAGACTACCAAGAAAGGACACATGGAAATGAAACTTAATTCTTCTGAACACACTAGTGATgatgaaaggaagagaaaaaaggatCACAACACATGTCAGGCAAAGGACGCAATATCGGAAGAAGTGGTCATGGATGAAAGAGCATCTAATGAAAACAGTCCCAACAGAAAATTATCTTTTATGGAAACTCTCAATCTCACACTGTCACCTGTAAAGAAGCCTAATCAACCAACTGAGTGTGAGACACCAAACAGTGAATCTGTGAAAGATGGAGTATGTTCCCCATCATTAGACAGGACTAATCCCCTTAATACAGGTGAAGAGTTTTATGTCATAGATGAAGTTGAGGAATCTTTCTCTGAAGAAATCCATGTTAATGAAAAGATTCCAGTGTCCCTGATTTCTTCAAGGGACCATGAGTGTTGCAGCAAAACAGCCACAGGGGAAAGTCCTGTGCCAGGTGTTATGGAGATGGCAGTAAAATCCAGTCCAGAAAATGACTCGTTGGAGACTGGTAATGAGAAGGAAAATATGGATTGTAGTAGGCCCATTCCAGCAGTTGATCAGCAGATTGTAGTAACCACTGTGACAAACGTATCCCACCTAATTCCACAGAAAGAGAACACTTGCCTTTCTAATTCCATGTGTTTGACCACAACTAACTCAGCAGCCATAACAGAAAATGATATGGTCACTTCTGTTAGTATGATTGAGGATGCAGTTATTGAAAGTTCTTTGGACACTGAAAAAGAGCATACAGATGCTGCAGAGCCAACGGTTCTCAATTTTACTCGAAATTCAGCAAAGAATAGTGAAGAGAAAACATCAGATGCCAGGACAACGTCCTctgtgtgttctagtgtgttACAGGATGAGCCATTTACCACATTGACTGTACAAATGAATAGGGACAAAGAAACAACACCTGTTAAAAGCTGTGTTTATATGGATTCTGTATCTAGCACTGTTAACCTGGAGACGCCCCCCTCATGCCCTAGCAGTTCTGCAGTTTGCTTAGATGTCCCAGAAGTTTCAAAAATGGAAACCGAAAGTGGAAAAAATCTGACTTCTCGCAGTCCATTTAAAAAGCAGTTGAATGGAGTACCTAATGTGAGTAGCACTACAAAAAAGGACTTGATATTGCAAGAAAAAGTAGTTGTTAGCTCAGATGAAACCCATGCTCAACAAGCAAAGAACTGTGAACCAGATTCCACAGAGAATACGGAGCTGAGCACAGAACCCTCTAGCTCCATGGTGCTTCCCCAAGATGAGGATTCAATGATGCTCACTCTTAAAACCATCAAACTCATTCCTGAAGCCATCAGTCCTCTTACAAGTCCAGTTCGTCTGGTGAAGAAAGCACAGCCCCCACCCCCTGAGAAGCAGCCACATATCAAAAGTCTCAGTAAAG ATTTCCAGAATGCCACCCTGACACCAGATACCAGCTCAAGAGTTGTGGGTGTGAATAAAGAAAATCAAAAACCTGACTGCTCCACGACTGCTAAAGAAGAGTCTGCAGCTGCCACtgttaacaacaacaaagaagAGGAACTTGAGGAAGGCGAGATTGTCAGCGAAAGTGAAAGTGATGAAGCCCCAGTGACTGCAAAGAGTCCCAAGACCCCTAAAGAGTGCAAGAAGTCTGCAACCATGAAAACTCAACAAAGCCCTCAGACTCGAAGCCTTACGAAAGGGTCTTTGCAGAAAAGGTCTGTGGATTTACAACCAAACTCTGGTCGGAAGACCACAACGACAGTTGTGAACAAAAGCCCTACCTGTAAAAGGCGCTTTAAAACAGTTCCACCACCTGACCCCAAAACCTTGCCACCTTCATCCACCACTGTGGAGGAAATCATGAACATGTTCAAAGTAATCCGGTCCCAGCTGAGAAGAAAATATATGAAGCTTCACAAAAGCTTCCCCATGAGGACCTTCAGCTCTGTCATGGAAATGTCTAATTTGTCTTTTACAGATTTGGTCAGTAGTTTAAACTTGAAGAACGTGTGTGGTGAAGAGAGTGATGTTAAAGCCAAGATGAAGAATATCATTATTAATGTAATGAACAAATGTTCTAACAATGGAATTGTCAATCGAATCTTTGAGCAAAACTCTGACAACTTAAAGTCAAAATTGTGGTCTTTTGTAGATGGGCAGCTTGACTTTTTATTTAAGGAAATACAGATGACCCTTGAAAGTGCATCCAAGCCGTTAGATAGCAAACAGCCTTCACAGACGGACCAAATTGATTATCCTGTTAAAAAGGCTAAAGTAAAAAAGCTTCAAGCAAAGTCTCCTTCAAGAAGTGGGACTGCCGCAAAGAGACAGCAAGAGGAGGTCTCAGTAGTGAAAACTAAAGAAGCCCCTGTGATATCCACACCATGCCCTCTTCGGCAGCAAGCCTACAAAACTGGACTTGGCAGTAGAGGAAAAAATCTGAGGATGAATAGTGAGGAAACTAGTGAAGATGCAGGTGCATCAGGATCGACTAAAGAGATTGCACGTCCTACATGTGAAAGAATGCCCACTGACAAGTCAGTGGACAGAGTTAACACCTATGTTCGCAGACTGTCTCACACTGGGTCAATTCTGGACAAGTCTGAGTTTGAAATCCTTACTGAACAACAAGCATCAAGCTTGACATTTAATTTGGTCTCAGATTCTCAGATGGGAGATATTTTTAAGAGTCTCCTACAAGGTTCGGATCTACTTGAAAGCAGCGTTTCACTGGGAGACAATCAAAACTGGCTTTTAGGAACACCCAAAAAAGACCTCTCTTCTGAAAGAACTTTTTTAACAGGAATGATTAGTCCCTCCAAGTTTGGTACACCTTCCAAGCTTATGGCAGCATGGGCCTCCATCTCCCCATGCAAATTACTCTCGCCCCCTCCCAAAGTTCAGATGCCCCTCAATCCTGCAGTGTTGGATGAAAGTTGCCTCATGGAGATTCCGTCCAGTCCTGTTTCTAGTAGTACATCTCAACCGGCTGCTGTGAGTTCGCAAAGAATGTATTCCATTTTGGCTGAAGACTTGGCTGTCTCTCTTACCATTCCTTCACCTCTGAAAACAGACAGCCACCTGAGCTTTCTGCACCCAGTGAATGAGGACCTGTCTACGCCAGACGAAGTCCGAAATGCTCATTTTAGTGAGGATGCTGTTCTCGATGGCGAGGACGCCACGGAGCATGATATTCATCTGTCGCTTGACACGGATCCCTCCAGCTGTGAGTCCAGTGCTGGACATACCTGGGATAACACGGATCCAAAACTCTTCCAGTTCAAGCCTCATGTGCCTATGCAAGCAGTGGTGAGTGAGAGGTCCAATGATCACTTTATTGTCAAAATAAGGCATACATCTACGCTTAGTTCTCTAGTCTCCACTCCCCCAGCTGCTCAGAGTATCAGCTCCGATTCAGCAGAGAGTTCAGCAAACCTGCCTACCATCACTATTGAAGATCCTATTGGCCACACAGAGCAAGTGACAAATGATGGGACTTCTGAAGAATTGCCTTCGGAAAAAAGTATATTTGAATGCCCACCACCAGAAATAACCATGGCATCTGACAAAGGTGATCGTTGCAGTTCACCAGGTACAGAGTTGGATGCAAATGTGCCAGAGATGTCTGCTGTGCCAACTGAAGTTCAGCAAAGTGAAGCGGATGCAAGTGAGTGTGCATCTAAGGAAGAGAGGACTAGTGGAGCTCAGGGGAGTGGGAACAATGGgcagatgaaaagaaaaaggaaaaagcaTCATACAGAGCCAAAAGCAAAACACGCAAAATCAGAAACGATCCCAGATAGACATCACAAGAAGAAACATAAGAAAAAGGCAAAGAGTAACACAGAACGGGAGTTGAAGTCCTCACCGAAGAAAAAAGGCAAGCCCCCAGCCCAgtctcctccgctctctcccCAAAGTCTCTCTGCTAAGAACGTGATCAAGAAGCGTGGCGAGGTGGTCGTGACGTGGACCAG GGATGAGGACCGCGACATTCTTGTTGCATTAAAGATGAAGGGACCATCTAGGAACACTTTCTCTGCTTTATCAGAAAAGATGAACAAATCACCTTCTCAG ATTGCAGAGAGGTTTGCCCAGCTGATGAAGCTCttcaagaagaaagagaagatggCGTGTTAG